One stretch of Roseimicrobium sp. ORNL1 DNA includes these proteins:
- a CDS encoding transposase, with translation MSTVTRKKRYSSDFKTHAVELVRMGKSVSEVAEELGIGTGILYRWTRSQRQPVQLVGADQRAGGEEGEANELHRLRREIANLRLENDILKKAAVILGTPSPSKLAK, from the coding sequence ATGAGTACCGTGACCCGAAAAAAGCGTTACAGCAGTGATTTTAAAACCCATGCCGTGGAGTTGGTCCGCATGGGCAAGAGTGTGTCCGAGGTGGCTGAAGAACTCGGCATTGGCACTGGCATCCTTTACCGTTGGACCCGGTCCCAAAGGCAGCCGGTGCAGCTCGTGGGCGCAGACCAACGAGCCGGAGGCGAGGAGGGCGAAGCCAACGAGCTGCACCGGCTGCGGCGTGAAATCGCCAACCTGCGCCTGGAGAACGACATTTTAAAAAAGGCCGCTGTCATCCTGGGCACGCCATCGCCGTCCAAACTCGCGAAATGA
- a CDS encoding transposase: MVNLIRAGCNLRIVGDKGFDDDKLRDTLRALGHQPCFPTKKNRKHQVRIPKKLYRTRYRVENFFCRLKRWGCTATRRDKLAQNFLSLIHFAAVIDWLRS; this comes from the coding sequence GTGGTCAATCTAATCAGAGCGGGATGTAATCTGCGCATCGTGGGGGACAAGGGTTTTGATGATGACAAACTTCGCGACACACTACGCGCCTTGGGTCATCAACCGTGCTTCCCCACCAAGAAGAATCGCAAACATCAGGTGCGCATCCCCAAGAAACTTTACCGCACTCGATACCGGGTGGAGAACTTCTTCTGCCGCTTGAAACGATGGGGCTGCACCGCCACCCGTCGTGACAAGCTCGCTCAGAACTTCCTGTCCCTTATTCACTTCGCCGCAGTGATTGACTGGCTAAGATCCTAA
- a CDS encoding IS630 family transposase yields the protein MYYWLGKLAAVLRVPRPQHRQHDAAKAAEFREALRERLHELNVPRQRPVRIWLQDEGRFGLHGFARRVWTLPGIKPVVPTQQRYEWFYAFAAQECTQGSMEVAYWSGVELPVTRKFLEQIAASEPAAEHVIIYDGAGFHPKPGVHTLPEHVHVITLPPYSPELNPVENLWDLLRDEVCNQAFDSLGNLQSRLTVALQNYRQHSTKVTSLIHGWIKRTVNASSPSIIPVFN from the coding sequence GTGTATTACTGGCTGGGAAAATTAGCGGCGGTGTTGCGCGTGCCTCGGCCGCAGCACCGCCAGCACGACGCCGCCAAGGCCGCTGAGTTTCGCGAGGCATTGCGCGAACGCCTGCATGAACTCAATGTGCCGCGCCAGCGGCCGGTGAGGATTTGGTTGCAGGACGAGGGACGCTTTGGTTTGCACGGCTTTGCACGCCGGGTGTGGACCCTGCCAGGCATCAAGCCGGTCGTGCCCACGCAGCAGCGCTACGAATGGTTTTATGCCTTTGCCGCGCAGGAATGCACGCAGGGCAGCATGGAGGTGGCTTACTGGAGCGGCGTGGAACTGCCGGTGACGCGGAAGTTCCTTGAACAGATCGCCGCCTCTGAGCCAGCAGCTGAACATGTGATCATCTACGACGGAGCTGGCTTCCATCCCAAGCCTGGTGTGCACACGCTGCCGGAGCATGTGCACGTCATTACGTTGCCGCCTTACAGCCCTGAGCTCAACCCAGTGGAAAACCTCTGGGATCTACTGCGCGATGAGGTGTGCAACCAAGCCTTTGACTCCCTGGGTAATCTGCAGTCACGCCTCACTGTCGCTCTCCAGAACTACCGTCAACATAGTACCAAGGTCACCAGCCTCATCCATGGGTGGATCAAGCGCACCGTAAACGCTTCCTCTCCGAGCATTATACCTGTTTTTAACTAA
- a CDS encoding IS3 family transposase, which translates to MILQLQRQTGGSVRKICDVLELPRSSFYHAAKPISRHEQDARLGELIEEIFKRNRCRYGYRRIHEELCDHGIVCAPSRLRRILKTRGLKAIQPKNYLPKTSDGRADRPSSNLLAQQPVPQKPGEAWVADITFIPTTANWLYLAVVMDLGSRRIVGWSLASHMRAELVVHALEQALQTHPKASGIVFHSDRGSQYGSTAFRSVLTRAGLRQSMSGRANPYDNAWTESFMGTLKREMLQGGRFEDLTDARLELFEYIEGYYNNQRKHSAIGYLTPNQFETQSRNLN; encoded by the coding sequence ATGATCCTGCAACTCCAGCGCCAGACCGGTGGGAGTGTGCGCAAGATCTGCGACGTCCTGGAGCTGCCCCGCAGCAGCTTTTACCATGCGGCAAAGCCTATCTCACGCCATGAGCAAGACGCTCGCCTGGGGGAACTCATCGAGGAGATCTTCAAACGCAACCGGTGCCGCTATGGCTACCGCAGGATCCATGAGGAGCTGTGTGACCATGGCATCGTGTGTGCGCCTTCGAGGCTGCGCCGCATCCTCAAAACACGGGGCCTCAAGGCCATCCAACCCAAGAACTACCTGCCCAAAACCAGCGATGGCCGGGCAGACCGTCCCTCTTCCAATCTGCTGGCCCAGCAGCCCGTGCCGCAGAAGCCCGGCGAGGCCTGGGTCGCAGACATCACCTTCATTCCCACTACGGCAAACTGGCTCTATCTGGCCGTGGTCATGGATTTGGGCTCGCGTCGCATTGTGGGCTGGAGTCTCGCATCACATATGCGTGCAGAACTCGTCGTCCATGCCTTGGAACAAGCCCTGCAAACCCATCCCAAAGCCAGCGGCATTGTCTTCCACAGCGACCGGGGCAGCCAGTATGGCAGCACTGCCTTCCGTTCCGTGCTCACGCGTGCCGGCCTGCGCCAGAGCATGTCGGGGCGAGCCAACCCCTATGACAATGCGTGGACAGAGTCCTTCATGGGTACCCTCAAGCGCGAGATGCTTCAAGGAGGCCGCTTTGAAGATCTCACCGATGCACGACTGGAACTCTTTGAGTACATCGAGGGCTACTACAACAACCAGCGCAAGCACTCCGCCATCGGTTACCTCACCCCCAATCAGTTTGAGACCCAATCCAGAAACCTAAACTAA